A genome region from Glycine max cultivar Williams 82 chromosome 5, Glycine_max_v4.0, whole genome shotgun sequence includes the following:
- the FUSA2 gene encoding elongation factor G-2, chloroplastic: protein MAAESSLRVATPTICNLNGSQRRPTTLSPLRFMGFSPRPSHSLTSSSLSHFFGSTRINSNSSSISRQHAPRRNFSVFAMSGDDAKRSVPLKDYRNIGIMAHIDAGKTTTTERILYYTGRNYKIGEVHEGTATMDWMEQEQERGITITSAATTTFWNKHRINIIDTPGHVDFTLEVERALRVLDGAICLFDSVAGVEPQSETVWRQADKYGVPRICFVNKMDRLGANFYRTRDMIVTNLGAKPLVIQLPIGSEDNFKGVIDLVRNKAIVWSGEELGAKFDIVDVPEDLQEQAQEYRAQMIETIVEFDDQAMENYLEGIEPDEETIKKLIRKGTISASFVPVMCGSAFKNKGVQPLLDAVVDYLPSPLDLPAMKGSDPENPEETIERVASDDEPFAGLAFKIMSDPFVGSLTFVRVYAGKLSAGSYVLNANKGKKERIGRLLEMHANSREDVKVALAGDIIALAGLKDTITGETLCDPDNPIVLERMDFPDPVIKVAIEPKTKADVDKMATGLIKLAQEDPSFHFSRDEEINQTVIEGMGELHLEIIVDRLKREFKVEANVGAPQVNYRESISKTAEVKYVHKKQSGGQGQFADITVRFEPMDPGSGYEFKSEIKGGAVPKEYIPGVMKGLEECMSNGVLAGFPVVDVRAVLTDGSYHDVDSSVLAFQLAARGAFREGIRKAGPRMLEPIMKVEVVTPEEHLGDVIGDLNSRRGQINSFGDKPGGLKVVDALVPLAEMFQYVSTLRGMTKGRASYTMQLAMFDVVPQHIQNQLATKEQEVAA, encoded by the exons ATGGCGGCGGAGTCATCACTGAGGGTGGCGACTCCCACTATTTGCAACCTCAATGGTTCTCAGAGAAGACCAACCACTCTCTCTCCGCTTCGCTTCATGGGTTTTAGCCCTCGACCCTCTCACTCTCTCActtcctcttccctttcacaCTTCTTCGGGAGCACAAGAATTAACTCCAATTCTTCCTCCATTTCACGCCAACATGCTCCAAGAAGAAACTTTTCCGTTTTCGCCATGTCCGGCGATG ATGCAAAGCGGAGTGTTCCATTGAAGGATTACCGCAACATCGGCATCATGGCTCACATAGATGCTGGAAAGACTACTACAACGGAACGCATTTTGTACTATACTGGAAGGAACTACAAAATTGGAGAGGTGCATGAGGGAACAGCAACTATGGACTGGATGgaacaagaacaagagaggggGATTACCATTACTTCTGCTGCAACCACTACATTCTGGAACAAGCACCGGATCAACATTATTGATACTCCTGGTCACGTTGACTTCACCTTAGAAGTGGAGCGTGCTCTTAGGGTGTTGGATGGAGCTATATGCTTGTTTGACAGTGTTGCTGGTGTGGAGCCACAATCAGAAACTGTGTGGAGGCAGGCTGATAAATACGGTGTCCCGCGAATTTGTTTTGTCAATAAAATGGACCGTCTTGGAGCAAACTTTTATCGAACAAGAGACATGATAGTAACGAATTTGGGTGCTAAACCACTTGTAATTCAGTTACCAATTGGTTCAGAGGATAACTTTAAGGGAGTTATAGACCTTGTTAGGAATAAGGCTATAGTTTGGTCTGGAGAAGAGCTGGGTGCCAAGTTTGATATTGTAGATGTTCCAGAAGATCTTCAAGAGCAGGCTCAGGAATACCGAGCCCAGATGATAGAAACCATAGTTGAGTTCGATGACCAGGCTATGGAGAACTACCTGGAAGGAATTGAACCGGATGaagaaactataaaaaaattaataaggaaGGGAACCATATCAGCCAGTTTTGTGCCAGTGATGTGTGGCTCAGCTTTCAAAAACAAGGGAGTCCAACCATTGCTCGATGCGGTAGTGGATTATCTACCATCACCACTTGACTTGCCAGCAATGAAGGGCAGTGACCCTGAAAACCCAGAAGAAACAATAGAGAGGGTAGCAAgtgatgatgaaccatttgCTGGACTGGCTTTTAAGATCATGAGTGATCCATTTGTAGGCTCCCTTACGTTTGTCAGGGTGTATGCTGGGAAGCTAAGTGCTGGGTCTTACGTACTCAATGCAAACAAAGGGAAAAAGGAGAGAATTGGTAGACTTTTAGAAATGCATGCAAACAGCAGAGAGGATGTTAAAGTAGCTTTAGCTGGTGATATTATTGCACTTGCAGGTTTGAAAGATACTATTACAGGTGAAACATTGTGTGACCCTGATAATCCAATTGTGCTTGAGCGGATGGACTTCCCAGATCCTGTTATTAAGGTTGCTATTGAACCAAAAACTAAAGCTGATGTTGACAAGATGGCAACTGGTTTAATCAAGCTTGCACAGGAAGACCCTTCTTTCCACTTCTCCCGTGATGAAGAGATAAACCAGACAGTGATTGAAGGAATGGGAGAATTACATCTTGAAATCATTGTTGATCGGCTtaaaagagaatttaag GTGGAAGCTAATGTTGGTGCCCCCCAAGTAAACTACAGGGAAAGCATTTCCAAAACTGCAGAAGTGAAGTATGTGCACAAGAAACAATCAGGTGGACAAGGTCAGTTTGCAGATATCACCGTCCGGTTTGAACCCATGGACCCAGGTAGTGGATATGAGTTCAAGAGTGAAATCAAAGGAGGTGCTGTACCAAAGGAATACATTCCTGGTGTGATGAAAGGATTGGAAGAGTGTATGAGCAATGGTGTGCTTGCTGGCTTTCCGGTCGTTGATGTACGAGCAGTACTCACAGATGGTTCTTACCACGATGTAGATTCAAGTGTGTTGGCTTTCCAGTTGGCAGCAAGAGGAGCTTTTAGGGAAGGAATAAGAAAAGCTGGACCAAGGATGCTTGAGCCTATAATGAAGGTTGAAGTTGTTACTCCTGAAGAACATCTAGGTGATGTAATTGGTGATCTCAACTCAAGAAGAGGACAGATCAACAGTTTTGGTGACAAACCTGGTGGCCTTAAG GTGGTTGATGCCCTGGTACCTCTTGCTGAGATGTTCCAGTATGTCAGCACACTCAGAGGGATGACAAAGGGCCGTGCATCCTACACAATGCAATTAGCCATGTTTGATGTGGTGCCTCAGCACATTCAGAACCAACTTGCCACAAAAGAGCAAGAAGTTGCCGCTTAA
- the LOC100780296 gene encoding hsp70-Hsp90 organizing protein 1-like, whose protein sequence is MAEEAKAKGNAAFSAGDFAAAVRHFTDAIALSPSSHVLYSNRSAAHASLQKYAEALADAQKTVDLKPDWPKAYSRLGAALLGLRRHRDAVSAYKTGLHLDPDNAALKSGLADAHAAASRPPPTSPFATAFSGPDMWARLTADPTARANLQDPEFVKIMQDIQKDPNKFNLHLSDQRVMHAVGVLLNVKIQTPNDDNADAAGDDVSEDDPVSQSESESEPEPEPEVAEEEKEARDRKGQAQKEKEAGNAAYKKKDFETAIGHYTKALELDDEDISYLTNRAAVYLEMGKFEDCIKDCEKAVERGRELRSDYKMIARALTRKGTALAKMAKCSKDFEPAIETFQKALTEHRNPDTLKKLNEAEKAKKELEQQEYFDPKLADEEREKGNELFKQQKYPEAIKHYTEAIKRNPKDAKAYSNRAACYTKLGAMPEGLKDAEKCIELDPTFSKGYTRKGAVQFFMKEYEKALETYKEGLKHDPNNQELLNGIRRCVEQNNKASRGDFTPEELKERQAKAMQDPEIQSILQDPVMRQVLTDFQENPRAAEEHAKNPMVMDKIQKLISAGIVQMR, encoded by the exons atGGCCGAGGAAGCCAAAGCCAAAGGCAACGCGGCCTTCTCCGCCGGCGACTTCGCCGCCGCCGTCCGCCACTTCACGGACGCCATCGCCCTCTCCCCGTCGAGCCACGTCCTCTACTCCAACCGATCCGCCGCCCACGCCTCCCTCCAGAAATACGCCGAGGCCTTAGCCGACGCCCAGAAGACCGTCGACCTCAAGCCCGACTGGCCCAAGGCCTACAGCCGCCTTGGCGCCGCCCTCCTCGGCCTCCGCCGCCACCGCGACGCTGTCTCCGCCTACAAGACCGGCCTCCATCTCGACCCCGACAACGCCGCCCTCAAATCCGGCCTTGCCGACGCCCATGCCGCCGCCTCCCGCCCGCCCCCCACCAGCCCCTTCGCCACCGCCTTCTCCGGCCCCGACATGTGGGCCCGCCTCACGGCGGACCCCACCGCACGTGCCAACCTCCAGGACCCCGAGTTCGTCAAGATCATGCAGGACATCCAGAAGGACCCCAACAAGTTCAACCTGCATTTGAGTGATCAGAGGGTCATGCATGCCGTTGGGGTCTTGCTCAATGTCAAAATTCAAACCCCTAACGACGACAACGCCGACGCCGCCGGTGATGACGTGTCCGAGGATGACCCTGTATCCCAGTCCGAATCCGAATCCGAACCCGAACCGGAGCCTGAAGTGgcggaggaggagaaggaggcgAGGGATAGGAAAGGGCAGGCTCAGAAGGAGAAGGAAGCCGGCAATGCCGCTTACAAGAAGAAGGATTTCGAAACCGCGATTGGACATTAcaccaaggctttggagttGGATGATGAGGATATTTCCTACCTTACTAATCGTGCCGCTGTTTACTTGGAGATGGGAAAG TTTGAGGACTGCATAAAAGATTGTGAAAAGGCTGTTGAGAGGGGAAGAGAACTAAGATCAGATTACAAGATGATAGCAAGAGCTTTGACAAGGAAAGGTACTGCATTGGCCAAAATGGCTAAATGCTCTAAGGATTTTGAACCTGCCATTGAGACTTTCCAGAAAGCACTTACAGAGCACCGCAACCCAGACACCTTGAAGAAACTGAACGAAGCTGAAAAGGCTAAGAAAGAACTAGAGCAACAAGAATATTTTGATCCAAAATTAGCTgatgaggagagagaaaaag GAAATGAATTATTCAAGCAGCAGAAGTATCCTGAGGCTATTAAGCATTATACAGAAGCTATAAAAAGGAACCCAAAAGATGCTAAG GCTTACAGTAACAGAGCTGCATGCTATACGAAACTAGGGGCAATGCCCGAAGGTTTAAAAGATGCAGAGAAGTGCATTGAGCTTGATCCAACCTTTTCAAAGGGTTATACTAGGAAAGGTGCAGTGCAATTTTTCATGAAAGAATATGAAAAAGCTTTGGAAACATACAAGGAGGGTTTGAAACATGACCCTAACAATCAGGAATTGCTTAATGGCATAAGAAG ATGTGTAGAACAAAACAATAAGGCTAGCCGTGGAGATTTTACTCCTGAGGAGTTAAAGGAGAGACAG GCCAAGGCAATGCAAGACCCAGAGATACAAAGCATTCTGCAAGACCCTGTTATGAGACAA GTATTGACTGATTTCCAGGAAAATCCCAGAGCTGCAGAGGAACATGCGAAGAATCCAATGGTGATGGACAAGATTCAAAAGCTGATCAGTGCCGGGATTGTCCAGATGAGATGA